From Humibacter ginsenosidimutans, a single genomic window includes:
- the ilvD gene encoding dihydroxy-acid dehydratase, which translates to MPALRSRTVTHGRNMAGARALMRASGVDAGDFGKPIIAVANSFTEFVPGHTHLQPVGRIVSEAIKQAGGIAREFNTIAVDDGIAMGHGGMLYSLPSRDLIADSVEYMVNAHCADALVCISNCDKITPGMLLAALRLNIPTVFVSGGPMESGRAVLVDGSVRTLDLIDAMADSANESVSDADLLRIEEAACPTCGSCSGMFTANSMNCLVEAMGLALPGNGSTLATHTARRALYEQAGALTVQLAHRYYDEDDASVLPRNVATPAAFGNAMALDIAMGGSTNTILHLLAAAHEAGVSFGLPEIDALSRRVPCLAKVAPNIAHDRTYYMEDVHRAGGIPAILGELKRAGLLDTSVHAVHSPSLDEWLDAWDVRGGFASEEASDLWYAAPGGKRSATAFSQSERWAALDTDAEGGCIRDKEHAYTVDGGLAVLRGNLAENGCVVKTAGVDASIHTFAGPAVVFDSQEAACEGILNKRVKEGDVVVIRYEGPRGGPGMQEMLYPTSFLKGRGLGKACALITDGRFSGGTSGLSIGHVAPEAAAGGTIALVEDGDRILIDIPDRSIVLDVPADVLEERRRAIEDAGGYRPHGRERVVSPALRAYALMATSADTGAVRDVDAVERAVAAQRAGANALA; encoded by the coding sequence ATGCCAGCACTCCGTTCTCGCACTGTCACCCACGGCCGCAACATGGCCGGAGCCCGCGCACTGATGCGCGCATCCGGCGTCGACGCAGGCGACTTCGGCAAGCCGATCATCGCCGTCGCCAACAGCTTCACCGAGTTCGTTCCCGGCCACACGCACCTGCAGCCCGTCGGACGCATCGTCAGCGAGGCCATCAAGCAGGCCGGCGGCATCGCCCGCGAGTTCAACACCATCGCCGTCGACGACGGCATCGCCATGGGACACGGCGGCATGCTCTACTCGCTGCCCTCGCGCGACCTCATCGCGGACTCGGTGGAGTACATGGTCAACGCGCACTGCGCCGACGCCCTGGTCTGCATCTCGAACTGCGACAAGATCACACCCGGGATGCTCCTGGCAGCCCTGCGCCTGAACATCCCGACCGTCTTCGTGTCGGGCGGCCCGATGGAGTCGGGCCGCGCCGTGCTCGTCGACGGCTCGGTGCGCACGCTGGACCTCATCGACGCGATGGCGGACTCCGCCAATGAGTCGGTGTCGGATGCCGACCTGCTGCGCATCGAGGAGGCCGCCTGTCCCACCTGCGGCTCGTGCTCCGGCATGTTCACCGCCAACTCGATGAACTGCCTCGTCGAGGCCATGGGCCTCGCGCTCCCCGGCAACGGCTCGACCCTGGCCACGCACACCGCGCGCCGCGCCCTGTACGAGCAGGCCGGCGCCCTCACGGTGCAGCTCGCGCACCGCTACTACGACGAAGACGACGCCTCCGTGCTGCCGCGCAACGTGGCGACCCCGGCGGCCTTCGGCAACGCCATGGCGCTCGACATCGCGATGGGCGGTTCGACGAACACGATCCTGCACCTGCTCGCGGCGGCGCACGAGGCGGGCGTCAGCTTCGGCCTGCCGGAGATCGACGCGCTCTCGCGCCGGGTTCCGTGCCTGGCGAAGGTGGCGCCGAACATCGCCCACGACCGCACCTACTACATGGAAGACGTGCACAGGGCCGGCGGTATCCCAGCGATCCTCGGCGAGCTGAAGCGTGCCGGGCTGCTCGACACGAGCGTGCACGCCGTGCACTCCCCGTCGCTGGACGAATGGCTGGACGCGTGGGACGTGCGAGGCGGGTTCGCCTCCGAGGAGGCATCCGACCTCTGGTATGCGGCGCCGGGCGGCAAGCGCTCCGCCACCGCGTTCTCGCAGTCCGAGCGCTGGGCCGCGCTCGACACGGACGCCGAGGGAGGGTGCATCCGCGACAAGGAGCACGCCTACACCGTCGACGGCGGCCTCGCGGTGCTGCGCGGCAACCTCGCGGAGAACGGCTGTGTCGTCAAGACCGCGGGTGTGGATGCCTCGATCCACACGTTCGCCGGCCCCGCCGTCGTCTTCGACTCGCAGGAGGCCGCGTGCGAGGGCATCCTGAACAAGCGGGTCAAGGAGGGCGACGTCGTCGTCATCCGCTACGAGGGACCGCGCGGCGGGCCCGGCATGCAGGAGATGCTCTACCCGACGTCGTTCCTCAAGGGCCGCGGGCTCGGCAAGGCGTGCGCGCTCATCACCGACGGACGATTCTCGGGCGGCACCTCCGGGCTGTCGATCGGACACGTCGCACCGGAGGCGGCGGCCGGCGGCACGATCGCGCTCGTCGAGGACGGCGACCGCATTCTCATCGACATCCCCGACCGGTCGATCGTGCTCGACGTGCCCGCCGACGTGCTCGAGGAGCGGCGCCGCGCGATCGAGGATGCCGGTGGTTACCGCCCCCACGGCCGCGAGCGCGTGGTCTCTCCCGCACTTCGCGCCTACGCGCTGATGGCGACCTCGGCGGACACCGGCGCCGTGCGCGATGTGGATGCCGTCGAGCGGGCCGTGGCCGCACAGCGCGCGGGCGCGAACGCACTCGCGTAA
- a CDS encoding MFS transporter, with translation MLFIGLLLIASNLRAAITSVGPVLGDIRADLGFSAVTASVLIAIPLVAFGVFSPVAPVIASRLGIERTLGAALVVLAVGIVLRSWPGQVTIWAGTVLLGLAIALINVLLPALVKRDYPSRVGSVTGTYSAVQSGVAAIAAGVAVPIAGAADHGWRLSIGIWAGLALVALAVFLPQLRVGAQRQPASSAEQGGAGAEPANPPTDAASGRTPAARGYRSPWGSALAWQVTLFMGLQSTIYYTVVTWWPAVEQAGGLSPAMAGWHQFAYQMFGLVGTVLCAATISRMRDQRVLAVAVSVLMFAGILGQLLVPGIGLLWVSLIGLGSGGSIVLALALLGLRTRHHGQSAALSGMAQSLGYLLAACGPIVFSVLHDATSAWVVPLMLLLGVVIVQVVFGLLGSRDRFIDGDDHRDGASA, from the coding sequence ATGCTCTTCATCGGGCTGCTGCTGATCGCGTCGAACCTGCGGGCGGCGATCACCTCGGTGGGACCCGTGCTCGGCGACATTCGCGCCGACCTCGGCTTCAGCGCGGTGACCGCCTCGGTGCTCATCGCGATTCCCCTGGTGGCGTTCGGCGTGTTCTCGCCCGTGGCGCCCGTGATCGCCTCCCGGCTCGGCATCGAGCGAACGCTCGGCGCCGCGCTCGTGGTGCTGGCTGTGGGCATCGTGCTGCGATCGTGGCCCGGGCAGGTCACGATCTGGGCCGGCACGGTGCTGCTCGGCCTCGCGATCGCGCTCATCAATGTGCTGCTGCCCGCCCTCGTGAAGCGGGATTACCCCTCCCGCGTCGGCTCGGTGACCGGCACGTACTCCGCGGTGCAGTCCGGCGTCGCGGCCATCGCCGCCGGCGTCGCCGTGCCCATCGCGGGCGCCGCCGATCACGGCTGGCGGCTCTCGATCGGCATCTGGGCAGGGCTGGCCCTCGTCGCTCTCGCCGTGTTCCTGCCGCAGCTCCGGGTCGGTGCCCAACGGCAGCCAGCGAGCTCGGCAGAGCAGGGCGGCGCCGGTGCGGAACCCGCGAATCCGCCGACCGATGCCGCGTCGGGCCGCACCCCCGCCGCCCGCGGTTATCGCTCGCCGTGGGGCTCCGCGCTCGCCTGGCAGGTGACGCTCTTCATGGGACTGCAGTCGACGATCTACTACACCGTCGTCACGTGGTGGCCCGCCGTCGAGCAGGCCGGCGGGCTCTCCCCGGCCATGGCCGGCTGGCACCAGTTCGCCTATCAGATGTTCGGACTCGTGGGCACAGTGCTGTGCGCTGCGACCATCAGCCGGATGCGCGACCAGCGCGTGCTGGCAGTGGCGGTGAGCGTGCTGATGTTCGCGGGCATCCTCGGCCAGCTGCTCGTGCCGGGCATCGGGCTGCTCTGGGTGTCGCTGATCGGGCTCGGCTCAGGTGGCTCGATCGTGCTGGCGCTCGCACTGCTCGGACTGCGCACTCGGCACCACGGTCAATCGGCGGCGCTCTCCGGCATGGCGCAGTCGCTCGGCTACCTGCTCGCGGCGTGCGGACCGATCGTGTTCAGCGTGCTGCACGACGCGACCAGCGCCTGGGTCGTGCCGCTCATGCTGCTGCTCGGCGTCGTGATCGTGCAGGTGGTGTTCGGCCTGCTCGGCTCGCGCGATCGCTTCATCGACGGCGACGATCACCGCGACGGAGCGTCGGCCTGA
- a CDS encoding TMEM175 family protein, translating to MSDSSEHPAHAHPRLKQGKGRMEAISDGVFAVAMTLLVLDLAIPFTKGTRGDLLGALVHEWPGYLGFLVSFATIGAIWLGHNTMTEYLERVDPVLLRLNLLLLFFVCLLPFATGLLAEFMKAEGAERVASVSYGILLLLCSVLLSAVWRYAVRAKLVNPDLADDEISLLTTRLTPGLGGYVLLILLGVFFPKISVFGYLLVAVFLLLPFRPTLRRGDRRRR from the coding sequence GTGAGCGACAGCAGCGAACATCCGGCGCACGCGCATCCTCGCCTCAAGCAGGGCAAGGGCCGCATGGAGGCGATCAGCGACGGCGTGTTCGCGGTCGCCATGACCCTGCTCGTGCTCGACCTGGCCATCCCGTTCACCAAGGGCACCAGAGGCGATCTGCTCGGCGCGCTCGTTCACGAGTGGCCCGGCTATCTCGGCTTTCTGGTGAGTTTCGCCACGATCGGTGCCATCTGGCTCGGCCACAACACCATGACGGAGTACCTCGAGCGGGTCGACCCCGTGCTGCTCCGTCTCAACCTGCTGCTGCTGTTCTTCGTGTGTCTGCTGCCGTTCGCGACGGGACTCCTCGCGGAGTTCATGAAGGCGGAGGGTGCGGAGCGGGTGGCTTCGGTGAGCTACGGCATCCTGTTGCTGCTGTGCTCCGTGCTGCTGTCGGCGGTGTGGCGCTACGCCGTGCGCGCCAAGCTCGTGAACCCCGACCTCGCCGACGACGAGATCTCGCTGCTCACCACAAGACTCACGCCCGGCCTCGGCGGATACGTGCTGCTCATTCTGCTCGGCGTCTTCTTTCCGAAGATCTCCGTCTTCGGCTACCTTCTGGTCGCCGTCTTTCTGCTGCTCCCGTTCAGGCCGACGCTCCGTCGCGGTGATCGTCGCCGTCGATGA
- a CDS encoding nucleoside hydrolase → MVTRLIMDCDTGTDDAIAIMAAVGHPELELLAITTVNGNVALPNVTENTLRVLDHLGASVPVHEGADRPLVRDDLPIPRDVLNADNPEFQAPLDLPASVSSPLSSEAVRFLADFYLDDANGDVALVATGPLTNVAAALRLEPSLRDRIPRLVLMGGAVDGGNVTPAAEFNFWVDPEAASEVLAAGIRDVVIVPLDATHSAPLTAADCDAFAALGTPSGMAASRFIRHRIETDGEATAGDADTGPDAPVHDPLCVAYLVDPLVITASGHHPVAVETTGELTLGALVVDRRPWSPGGPSATVALRADHDGYAGFLRDAFSA, encoded by the coding sequence ATGGTCACCCGCCTCATCATGGACTGCGACACCGGCACCGACGACGCGATTGCGATCATGGCGGCCGTCGGGCATCCCGAGCTCGAGCTGCTCGCGATCACCACGGTCAACGGCAACGTCGCGCTGCCGAATGTCACCGAGAACACCCTGCGGGTGCTCGACCACCTCGGCGCGAGCGTGCCGGTGCATGAGGGCGCCGATCGCCCTCTCGTGCGCGACGACCTGCCCATTCCCCGTGACGTGCTCAACGCCGACAACCCGGAGTTCCAGGCGCCGCTCGACCTGCCGGCATCCGTGAGCTCGCCACTGTCGTCGGAGGCGGTGCGCTTTCTCGCCGACTTCTACCTCGACGACGCCAACGGCGACGTCGCACTCGTCGCCACCGGGCCGCTCACCAACGTGGCGGCGGCGCTCCGCCTGGAGCCGAGCCTGCGCGACCGCATCCCGCGGCTCGTGCTGATGGGCGGCGCTGTCGACGGCGGCAACGTCACCCCGGCCGCGGAGTTCAACTTCTGGGTCGACCCGGAGGCGGCGAGCGAGGTGCTGGCCGCCGGCATCCGCGATGTCGTCATCGTGCCCCTGGATGCCACGCACAGCGCGCCGCTCACCGCCGCCGATTGCGACGCGTTCGCCGCGCTCGGCACGCCGAGCGGCATGGCGGCTTCGCGGTTCATCCGGCACCGCATCGAGACCGACGGCGAGGCGACGGCAGGCGACGCGGACACCGGCCCGGATGCCCCGGTGCACGACCCCCTGTGCGTCGCGTACCTCGTGGACCCGCTGGTGATCACCGCGTCGGGTCACCACCCGGTCGCCGTCGAGACCACGGGCGAGCTCACGCTCGGCGCGCTCGTGGTGGATCGTCGTCCGTGGTCGCCCGGCGGCCCGTCCGCGACGGTCGCGCTGCGTGCAGATCACGACGGGTACGCCGGCTTTCTGCGCGACGCGTTCTCGGCGTGA
- a CDS encoding thioesterase family protein, translating to MTAYFERLDDSRFRATRCVSGAWNVEEQHVAPALGLLTHSVERAFADRLADGRQLSRLSFDILGVLPIDVVEVDTRMVRPGRTVELVEAALSHGGRPAVTLRAWLVAPHETGELAGDAFPAMPSIDELDEWTGFDEWPGEFVRTVDVFGRRLEQGRAQAWLRPRIPLLEHEEISPTVRLLSVLDIANGITPRFPPQTTLFPNVDLTAHLFTQPQGEWLGFDTTVAYGPTGLGVTHTVLHDERGPIGTSMQSLMVRPGR from the coding sequence GTGACCGCCTACTTCGAACGACTCGATGACTCTCGCTTCCGTGCCACCCGGTGTGTGAGCGGCGCGTGGAACGTGGAGGAGCAGCACGTCGCCCCCGCCCTCGGCCTGCTCACCCACAGTGTGGAGCGCGCGTTCGCCGACCGCCTCGCCGACGGGAGGCAGCTCAGCCGACTGTCGTTCGACATCCTCGGCGTGCTGCCCATCGATGTGGTCGAGGTCGACACTCGCATGGTGCGGCCGGGACGTACCGTCGAGCTCGTCGAGGCCGCGCTGAGCCATGGCGGGCGCCCGGCGGTCACGCTGCGCGCCTGGCTTGTGGCTCCGCACGAGACCGGCGAGTTGGCCGGTGACGCGTTCCCGGCGATGCCGTCGATCGACGAGCTCGACGAGTGGACCGGCTTCGACGAGTGGCCGGGCGAGTTCGTGCGCACCGTGGATGTCTTCGGCCGTCGCCTCGAACAAGGTCGCGCGCAAGCATGGTTGCGACCGCGCATCCCGCTGCTCGAACACGAGGAGATCAGCCCCACCGTGCGACTGCTGAGCGTTCTCGACATCGCGAACGGCATCACGCCGAGGTTCCCGCCGCAGACCACGCTCTTTCCGAACGTCGACCTCACGGCACACCTCTTCACGCAGCCGCAGGGCGAATGGCTCGGCTTCGACACGACGGTCGCGTACGGGCCGACAGGCCTCGGTGTGACGCACACGGTGCTGCACGACGAGCGCGGCCCGATCGGCACGTCGATGCAAAGCCTCATGGTGCGCCCCGGGCGCTGA
- a CDS encoding DUF5655 domain-containing protein, producing MGETTKAPTAGTGDPAATDIWTVERHLAGQPPESVALYRAFIELVESIGPFTYAVSKSTITLKGTRRGFAGARPTAKGLKGYFDVQRMITDARLGPASPYERRLFVHHFVITEASQLDAEFEGWLREAYAVGAGAHLA from the coding sequence ATGGGCGAGACGACGAAGGCACCAACCGCGGGAACGGGCGATCCCGCGGCCACCGACATCTGGACCGTCGAACGACACCTGGCCGGTCAGCCGCCGGAGTCGGTTGCTCTCTACCGGGCGTTCATCGAGCTCGTCGAGTCGATCGGGCCGTTCACCTATGCCGTTTCGAAGTCGACGATCACCCTGAAGGGCACCCGGCGCGGATTTGCCGGGGCGCGACCCACCGCGAAGGGGCTGAAGGGCTACTTCGACGTGCAGCGGATGATCACCGACGCACGCCTCGGACCGGCCTCGCCGTACGAGAGGCGACTGTTCGTGCACCACTTCGTCATCACGGAGGCGTCCCAGCTCGACGCCGAGTTCGAGGGATGGCTGCGCGAGGCCTACGCGGTCGGCGCAGGCGCGCACCTCGCGTGA
- the helR gene encoding RNA polymerase recycling motor ATPase HelR, translating into MTTRRDDHTTETTPAFALTNPAKDDPALIARDAEQFAAIRQTMARRIGALERRLARELSGGDRNGDAARDGSAQSAMDRDTEVRRLGSELRLLRRFGIDLCLGRMVPAGDGTSDDLSASGAGVSVGTGDSTGGPAPEPIYIGRIGLTDDDGRRLLVDWRAPASEPFFGATHASPQGLASRRRYRWTRGRVSDYWDEVFDLDGLENEHGTDGLGHAEPSAALDDQSAFIASLGSSRSERMRDVLSTIQADQDAIIRAGAHGPLVVDGGPGTGKTVVALHRAAYLLYSEPRISGGGGGVLFVGPHQAYLDYVHDVLPGLGEDSVRVCTLRDLVPEGATAVDERDMRVARLKASTRMVEVIEAAVRHYEQPPTTRLTIETPWADVELDDTGWAEAFGAVEPGTPHNEARAQVWETLLEVLIDQVDDEEAPPHLVRRYLQQEDDLTSSFAKAWPLLDPAGVVGDLWSVPAYLRLCAPWLTNDEVRALRREDARAFTVADLPLLDAARQRIGDPDAVRLARRREAALAAEREERARIAEDLIAADDSEMLAMSMLRGDDFKNALDADGGVADAVLTSADSLAGPFAHVIVDEAQELTDAQWQMLLRRIPSRSITIVGDRAQARHGFTESWAERLARVGLGGRGELAMASLGINYRTPSEVMAAAEPVIRSVLPDANVPTSVRESGLPVVRGPVPALNRIVDTWAAEHAEGVVCVIGAPSFEPRGRIRSLSPEHVKGLEFDLVVLVNPERFGDGIEGAVDRYVAMTRATQQLVLLEG; encoded by the coding sequence TTGACCACGAGACGAGACGATCACACCACAGAGACGACACCGGCCTTCGCGCTGACGAACCCCGCCAAGGACGACCCAGCCCTGATCGCACGCGATGCCGAGCAGTTCGCCGCCATCCGGCAGACGATGGCGCGACGCATCGGCGCACTCGAGCGGCGGCTCGCCCGCGAGCTCTCCGGCGGCGACCGGAACGGCGACGCCGCTCGCGACGGTTCCGCGCAGTCGGCGATGGACCGCGACACCGAGGTGCGTCGTCTCGGCAGCGAGCTGCGGCTGCTGCGTCGCTTCGGCATCGATCTGTGCCTGGGGCGCATGGTGCCGGCGGGCGACGGCACATCCGATGATCTCAGTGCGAGCGGTGCCGGGGTGTCGGTCGGCACGGGAGACAGCACCGGTGGCCCGGCACCCGAGCCGATCTACATCGGCCGCATCGGGCTCACCGACGACGACGGACGTCGGCTGCTGGTCGACTGGCGGGCACCGGCATCCGAACCGTTCTTCGGCGCGACCCACGCGAGCCCGCAGGGGTTGGCCAGCCGCCGCCGCTATCGCTGGACCCGCGGCCGCGTCAGCGACTACTGGGACGAGGTGTTCGACCTCGACGGTCTCGAGAACGAGCACGGCACCGATGGTCTCGGCCACGCCGAGCCGAGCGCCGCTCTCGACGACCAGTCGGCGTTCATCGCGAGCCTCGGCTCGAGCCGGTCGGAGCGCATGCGCGACGTGCTCAGCACCATTCAGGCCGATCAGGATGCCATCATCCGCGCCGGCGCGCACGGCCCGCTCGTGGTCGACGGCGGCCCCGGCACCGGAAAGACCGTCGTGGCCCTGCACCGCGCCGCCTACCTTCTCTACTCCGAGCCGCGCATCTCCGGTGGCGGAGGCGGTGTGCTGTTCGTCGGCCCGCACCAGGCCTATCTCGACTACGTGCACGACGTTCTGCCCGGGCTCGGCGAGGACAGTGTGCGCGTCTGCACGCTGCGCGACCTGGTGCCCGAGGGCGCGACCGCGGTGGACGAACGCGACATGCGGGTGGCGCGTCTGAAGGCATCCACCCGCATGGTCGAGGTGATCGAGGCCGCCGTTCGCCACTACGAGCAGCCGCCGACGACCCGGCTCACCATCGAGACGCCGTGGGCCGACGTCGAACTCGACGACACGGGCTGGGCCGAGGCGTTCGGCGCCGTCGAACCGGGAACCCCGCACAACGAGGCCAGGGCTCAAGTGTGGGAGACGCTGCTCGAGGTGCTCATCGACCAGGTCGACGACGAGGAGGCGCCCCCGCACCTGGTGCGCCGCTACCTGCAGCAGGAAGACGACCTGACCTCCTCGTTCGCGAAGGCGTGGCCGTTGCTCGATCCGGCCGGCGTCGTCGGCGACCTGTGGTCGGTGCCCGCCTATCTGCGGCTGTGCGCGCCGTGGCTGACGAACGATGAGGTGCGGGCGCTGCGGCGCGAGGATGCCCGCGCCTTCACCGTCGCGGACCTCCCGTTGCTCGACGCCGCCAGGCAACGCATCGGCGACCCGGATGCTGTGCGCCTGGCACGCAGACGAGAGGCGGCGCTCGCCGCGGAGCGCGAGGAGCGGGCGCGCATCGCCGAAGACCTGATCGCCGCAGACGACTCCGAGATGCTGGCCATGTCGATGCTGCGCGGCGACGACTTCAAGAACGCGCTCGACGCGGACGGCGGAGTGGCGGATGCCGTTCTCACGTCGGCAGACTCGCTCGCCGGCCCCTTCGCCCACGTCATCGTGGACGAGGCGCAGGAACTCACCGACGCGCAGTGGCAGATGCTGTTGCGCCGGATTCCGAGCCGCAGCATCACGATCGTCGGCGACCGGGCCCAGGCGCGGCACGGGTTCACCGAGTCGTGGGCGGAGCGGCTCGCACGCGTGGGACTCGGCGGGCGTGGCGAGCTGGCGATGGCATCCCTCGGCATCAACTACCGAACGCCGTCCGAGGTGATGGCGGCGGCGGAACCGGTGATCAGGTCCGTGCTGCCCGACGCCAACGTGCCGACGTCGGTGCGCGAGTCCGGACTTCCCGTGGTTCGCGGGCCCGTGCCCGCGCTCAACCGGATCGTGGACACCTGGGCGGCCGAGCACGCGGAGGGTGTGGTCTGCGTGATCGGAGCTCCGTCGTTCGAGCCGCGGGGGCGCATCCGCTCGCTCAGTCCTGAGCACGTGAAGGGGCTCGAGTTCGATCTCGTCGTGCTCGTGAACCCGGAGCGGTTCGGCGACGGCATCGAGGGCGCGGTCGACCGCTACGTGGCGATGACCCGCGCGACGCAGCAGCTGGTGCTGCTGGAAGGTTGA
- a CDS encoding SRPBCC family protein translates to MPSRHVSTVVHRSANEVYEYAAEPDNLAHWAAGLTDAPIHHDGDALVTESPMGSIRITFAPRNELGVLDHWVTLPSGETTYNALRVIEHPEGAEVIFTLRQLGASDADFARDASLVAADLERLREVLEG, encoded by the coding sequence ATGCCCAGTCGACACGTGAGCACCGTTGTCCATCGCTCGGCGAACGAGGTCTACGAGTACGCCGCAGAACCCGACAACCTCGCGCACTGGGCAGCAGGCCTCACGGATGCCCCGATCCACCACGACGGTGACGCGCTCGTCACCGAGTCGCCCATGGGGAGCATCCGCATCACGTTTGCGCCGCGCAACGAGTTGGGCGTGCTCGACCACTGGGTCACGCTGCCGTCGGGAGAGACGACGTACAACGCGCTGCGGGTGATCGAGCATCCCGAGGGCGCCGAGGTGATCTTCACGCTGCGCCAACTCGGCGCGAGCGACGCGGATTTCGCGCGGGATGCCTCGCTCGTCGCCGCGGACCTGGAGCGGTTGCGCGAAGTCCTCGAAGGGTGA
- a CDS encoding AAA family ATPase produces MKGTLVVLRGNSGSGKSTAARRIQEQHDRAQCLVVGQDQVRRTMLRERDVAGGANIDLLESIAEWGLDRGLLVVMDGIFNAGRYQRMLQRVAGRASLARFFAWDLSFDETVARHAHRADRVDFTTDEMADWYHGWQPLDFVDEERFDASVSIEDAVARVEAAIGTRARL; encoded by the coding sequence GTGAAGGGAACCCTCGTCGTGCTGCGCGGCAACTCCGGCTCGGGCAAGTCGACTGCGGCCAGGCGGATCCAGGAGCAGCATGACCGCGCGCAGTGCCTCGTGGTCGGTCAAGACCAGGTGCGCCGCACCATGCTCCGCGAGCGCGATGTGGCGGGTGGAGCGAACATCGACCTGCTCGAGTCGATCGCGGAGTGGGGTCTCGACCGTGGGCTGCTCGTCGTGATGGACGGCATCTTCAACGCGGGCCGGTACCAGCGCATGCTGCAGCGCGTGGCGGGCAGGGCATCCCTCGCCCGCTTCTTCGCGTGGGACCTTTCGTTCGACGAGACCGTGGCACGGCACGCCCACCGCGCTGATCGGGTCGACTTCACGACCGATGAGATGGCCGACTGGTACCACGGGTGGCAGCCGCTCGACTTCGTCGACGAAGAGCGGTTCGATGCATCGGTGAGCATCGAGGATGCCGTTGCCCGGGTCGAGGCTGCCATCGGCACGCGGGCGCGGCTGTAG
- a CDS encoding alpha/beta fold hydrolase: MSTSPATIMEQRVDDLHVEVRGSGAPLLLVHGNSGDLHFFDRNVPLLAARRRVVAVDCRGQGRSARGAGPLTLSRMADDAARVIRVLGGGTAAHPEPFDMIGFSDGANVAMLLAVRHPELVRSLVLASGNLDASGLRFSVRWGLRMLCLAVAVTPAPARIRAGRLELLRLMLDPPGITMRDLRSISAPTLVLAGQRDLIRRRHTRMLAGSIPHARLVIVRGGSHTVLRDRASAVTPLIVRFLTESSLEEAP, translated from the coding sequence ATGAGCACATCGCCGGCCACGATCATGGAGCAGCGCGTCGACGACCTCCATGTCGAGGTGCGCGGCTCGGGTGCCCCGCTCTTGCTGGTCCACGGCAATTCGGGCGATCTGCACTTCTTCGATCGCAACGTGCCGCTGCTCGCTGCGAGGCGTCGGGTCGTGGCGGTGGACTGTCGCGGTCAGGGGCGCTCGGCGCGAGGCGCAGGCCCGCTCACGCTCTCGCGGATGGCCGACGATGCCGCGCGGGTCATCCGTGTGCTCGGGGGCGGAACGGCGGCGCATCCCGAACCGTTCGACATGATCGGGTTCTCCGACGGCGCGAACGTGGCGATGCTGCTCGCGGTGCGGCACCCGGAACTCGTGCGCTCCCTCGTGCTCGCCTCGGGGAATCTCGACGCGTCCGGTCTGCGTTTCAGCGTGCGATGGGGACTGCGGATGCTGTGCCTCGCCGTGGCTGTGACCCCGGCGCCCGCTCGCATCCGCGCCGGCAGGCTCGAGCTGTTGCGCCTCATGCTCGACCCGCCCGGCATCACGATGCGCGACCTGCGCTCGATCTCCGCGCCGACGTTGGTGCTCGCGGGGCAGCGCGACCTCATCCGCCGCAGGCACACGAGGATGCTCGCCGGCAGCATCCCGCATGCGCGCCTGGTGATCGTTCGCGGCGGTTCGCACACCGTGCTGCGCGACCGCGCGAGCGCCGTCACTCCGCTGATCGTCCGCTTCCTCACGGAGTCATCGCTCGAGGAAGCGCCCTAG